In Nostoc edaphicum CCNP1411, the sequence CTACTGGTGTCAACTTAAGCCAAAAATAGCGTACTGATTGGGTGTTGTTCACCCGCCAGGGATTGTAAATCCCTGACTAATTGCTCAAGTCTACTGAAGTAGACTGAAAATTTTTGCGCTATGAAGTCCTCTTCAGAGGCCTTTAGCTATGAGACAGGGATTTACAATCCCTGGCGGACGTGCGGTTTCGCGTTAAGTTGACACCAGTGGTGGGGACACCCATCCCACAAGAAAATTTGGGATGTTTTTATAATCGAGCGTAAAACCCCAGCGGCAGAATACTAGTAACGCACGGCATAAATAAGCCATCCCTGACGTCATTACGAATTACGAATTACGCCGTGCTGTACTAGGGTGTTGTCTGCGGTGAATTTGTAGGATTAGGAGTGGGGATAATGGGTACAATTATCGGCTGTGGTTTTTCGCCTTGCAGTTGAATTTGGGCTTGGTTGCGGCCGTCTATTGCTTGTTGGTAATTAGACTTGTATTTTATTGCTTGATCGTAAGAAGCGATCGCATCCCGATACCGCTTCAAATTTAATAGGGCATTGCCTCTGCTATACCAGCTTTCGGAATGGTCTGGTTTATAACGAACTGCCTTATTATAAGACGCGAGCGCATCTTCGTATTTTTGCAAAATGTATTGTGAATTCCCTAGATTATACCAAACTTGATAGTCATTTTGCTTAATTGTTGCTGCTTTATTATAAGATTTTATCGCTTCTTCATAGCGTTGATTTTGATGCAGCGACCAACCCAAGTTATACCATGCTTGATAGTTTCTGGGGCTGTATTTAATTACTTGATTAAAAGATTCGATTGCTTCTGGATAACGTTGTAAATTCAGTAGTACATTACCTCTTGACAACCAAGATTGATAATAATTTGCCTTGTATTGCACTGCTTTATCATAAGCAGTAAATGCATCTTGATAGCGTCGCAAATTGACTAGTGAATTTCCCCGATTGTACCAGGCTTCCTCGTAGTCTGGTTTTAATTCAACAACTTTTTGATATGCTGCGATCGCTTCTTCGTATCGCTTAGAATTCTGTAGCGCTAATCCTTTTTTGTACCAAGCTTGATAATTGTCTGGTTTGAGTTCAATTGCCTTTTCATAAGATTGAATTGCTTGGTCATATTGGTTCAAATTACTGAAAGCTTCACCCTTAGCATTCCAGATTTCTGAGTTGTTATTATTTAATTGTAAAGCTTTGTCAAAAGAGGCGATCGCTTCTTGATATCGCTGTAAGCTTCCCAACACAAACCCCCGTCCGCTCCAAGCTTCAAAATAATCTGGACGAATTTGAATTGCTTTATCATACGCCGCTAATGCTTCTTTGTATTTTTTTAATTTATACAGCGTTTTACCTTGACCATTCCAGGCTTGAGCATGATTTGGTCGAATATTAACAGCTTTTTCATATACTGCTAGCGCGTCTTGATAGCGTTGCAAATCAAAAAGGGTATTTCCTTGTTTAGATAATTCTATGGCATTATTTGAATTAATGTGATTCCAAATCAATATTGATGCTATTCCGCTAACCCCAACGAAAAATATCGCTAGTAAAACTTTACCCAAAATGCCTTTTTTCGGTTGAGGTTTGTTTATATTTTTTGGTGGAGAAATAGGATTTAAAGCTATTGTCGGTGCGGGTGGTTGCGTTAACTCTTTCAGCGCTTTTAAC encodes:
- a CDS encoding tetratricopeptide repeat protein yields the protein MLGNTLVGRYQIIRNLGGGGFGETFVACDTQLPGSPPCVVKKLKPQASDPVTLETARRLFDTEAQVLYKLGTHDRIPQLLAYFEENAEFYLVQELIEGDDLSQEITPGKTLSQEQVISLLEELLAILEFVHQQNVIHRDVNPRNILRRQPDGKLILIDFGAVKQIATQVITPQGQTQATVAIGTPGYIPGEQAHGTPKLSSDIYAVGIIAIQALTGLSPEEIVKDAETNEIIWHNQATVTPEFAQLLDKMVCYDFRQRYPSATMALKALKELTQPPAPTIALNPISPPKNINKPQPKKGILGKVLLAIFFVGVSGIASILIWNHINSNNAIELSKQGNTLFDLQRYQDALAVYEKAVNIRPNHAQAWNGQGKTLYKLKKYKEALAAYDKAIQIRPDYFEAWSGRGFVLGSLQRYQEAIASFDKALQLNNNNSEIWNAKGEAFSNLNQYDQAIQSYEKAIELKPDNYQAWYKKGLALQNSKRYEEAIAAYQKVVELKPDYEEAWYNRGNSLVNLRRYQDAFTAYDKAVQYKANYYQSWLSRGNVLLNLQRYPEAIESFNQVIKYSPRNYQAWYNLGWSLHQNQRYEEAIKSYNKAATIKQNDYQVWYNLGNSQYILQKYEDALASYNKAVRYKPDHSESWYSRGNALLNLKRYRDAIASYDQAIKYKSNYQQAIDGRNQAQIQLQGEKPQPIIVPIIPTPNPTNSPQTTP